CAGGTGGAGTACCCGCCCGCctgcccagctcctccctgcaCTCAGCCTGGGCTGGCCTCTGTCCCGAGGATTCCTCTCGGGCCAAGGGGGGCTGCACAGGGGTCCCTCAATTAACACAACCAGCAGCAGAACACTCTGAGCTCAGAGTGGCCACCAGCCGGAGACCCACGTTCCACTGAAGCCTGGCTCTCAGGGCACTCTCTCTGGGGCGCAAGGACCCGCTCCAGGGCAGCACCTAGTGGCGCACAGCGGCACTGCCCGCTGAAACCCTCAACCCTGTGGTCCAGGCCAGCACTCGCCAAGGCTCCACCTCCACCGGAGAGGGAGTCCCTGAAAACACCAGGCCAGCAGAGGCAGTCAAATGGGCAGCACGGAGCATGGGGTGGGGTGTTTGTAAGGGGCCCTGGGGCTCTCCAGGGAGGGGATGCTGGGAACACGGGCCTCCAGCAGCTACTCCGTGGGGCCCACCCGAGAGGTGCTGTCCTGAAGGCAGCACTGGGGGAGGGAGTGACACGGGGCAGGGCAGTGGGTGGGACCCCCGCCGAAGAGTCAGCGCTGTGCGTTGACAGGGAGCTGGAGAGGAGGGGATGGTTCCACAGCCTGCGGCTGCGGGAGGCTCCAAGCGGCCACAGCTCTTCCCCCCTTCCCGGCCCCCAGCTGGCCTGCCTCAGGGAGGGAGTGGAGACTCAGCTTTGCAGATGTTTCCTTTACTGCATCCAGGCGCTGTGCCCTGCCACACACTGCCCCCAATACAACCCCTAGACCCACATCTCCTCGAGGGCTGCGTCATCTCCTCAGTTCTGGCCCTGGTgcccagccccaggctgggggCCCTGCGAGGGGCTGGGGGATCTGAAGAGCTGGGCTCAGAGACCACCTCCACCACGGACCCTGGAGGAGCAGCCATCCGTCTCCAGAACAGGAGGAGCCAGGGTGTCGAGCAGAGGCCCCTCCAATTCTGAGCCCCAGGGGCAAGGCCGAGGCACTCAGACACCCCCGTCCCCACACCAAGGCTCCACGCACTCAGACCACATGGAGGTCCTGCAGCCGCTGACCCAGGCCCTGCACATGGAGGCTGCCACCCCTACACCCTGCCACGTGTGAGGCATCTATGTCCACCACGGCCAGAGCTGCCTTGGTGGTGTCAACCTCTTGCAGAGTTCCTGTGGTGATGCTGCCCCAGAAGCCCCCAGAGTCGAGttgcaggagggaggggctgagctgGGGCCTGTGGGGGGAAGACTCGGGTTGCACAGAGAAGGCCCACATCAGCCACATCCTCCCGGTGCAGAGCCGGGCCAAAGCCCTCCCCTCAGCCGTGGACTCCTGGGCCATGTGGAGCGCATCCAGGGCCACACCAGGGTGACGGAGGGCTCCCCCCGGGGTGCAGGACACCGTGCCCCGAGCGGCCCTAGCGGAGGCTGCACTCCCCCCCCTGCAGCTTCTCCTGCTCCATGGCGCGCACCAAATCCTGCACAAACAGCATCTCGGAGGCCACCTGCTTGGCCAGCGCCTCGTAGCGGTTCTCGAGGCGGCTGAAGCGGCGCCTGAGCCCGCTGGCCCCCAGCAGGGCGCCCTTGGCCTCCTCCTGGGCCTGCCGCTGGAGCGCCTCCGTCTTGTGCAGCTCCTGGCGCAGCCGCCGCAGGTCCTGGCCGATGCTCTCGTTCTCCTCGCGGTACCAGGCCTCCTTCTCCTCGTAGATTGCCGTCAGCGCCTCGATGTCCTCGTGGAACAGGCGCCGGCTGTGCTCAAGCCCACGCAGGCCCTCCTCAGCCACCGCCACCTCCTCTAGCACCTTGGAGAAGCGCTCGAAGTTGACGTAGGTGTTGTTGGGGGGCATGCTCGAGTGCGACTTGATGGTGTACTCCTTGAGGCGGGCTGTCTTCAGGCGCCGCCGCTCCGGCTTGCGGCCACTGTCCTCCCGCCGCACGTTCCGCCGCCGGATCGCCTGCAGCGGGAGGGGAGGATGCCTTGGACTGGGGGGCCGGCAGGGGGAGACCCCCCCCCCCGGCCCATGCCCGGCCCTCCGCTCACTTTTCATCGGCACTCAGCCCTGCCCATTCACGTACACGTGCTCCTGGTGCTTCCACACTCTGACGGCCGAGCCGAGAATGGATGGCAGACTACCTGGCCGTGCCACAGACCACAGAGCCAAAAGCatttactctctggctctttacagaggTTGCCAACCCTAACCCGGGCCTGGAGGTGACCCCTTTCTGGGAAGTTCTGGGGAGGGAGCTCTGCTACGTGCAGAGGGGCCGTGGACTCCAGCCGGCGCCTCCGTGAGATGGCTCCAACACCACATCCATGCACACCCCGCGCCCCACACCGTCCGGGTCCGCTCCCCTGGGGACCCTCCCCCATGCCAGGGGCTGCTCACACCTGCCATGCCTACGTGGGGGCAGCCCCACTGCCTCACCTTGATCCAGGAATGCTCCAGGCTCTGGGCGATGGTCATTCTCCTCCTGGAAGAGCCCCCAACCTTAGTTAGTTGCACGTGGGCCACTTTACCATCCTCCCCAACGCAGAGAGCAGGAAGGGGTGAGCCATACTCTCCCTGCTACAGCTCTGGCTCTCAGCCCCACCTGTGGCTGACTCAGGCACCCGCCCCTGGGGACCCTCCCAAGTCCCTAAAGTCACCCTCCAGCCCGGCAGCAAGTCCCTGAAATGACCGTGAAAATACAGGCACCATGAAGAGCTTCCACTCTGCTTGGCCAACCACAAGGAGCCCATCAAGGGGACTCCAAGGTCTCCATGTTTTCTGAGGGGTTTCGTTCACAGTGTTGACACCTAACACTGGGGTCTCACAACTCAGGCACCTagagggggaggctggggagcaCTATGGCCCACGGGAGCACCTCTGTGTGAATGAAGGCTCCGTGCTGCCAGcacaattagattttttttctaggaaaaaagacaaacagtaATCTGGAACCTTATAAAAAAACCTATCTTAAACGTTGGCCACAGATTAAAAGCTTAAGAGACAGCTTCTTAAGAGGGccgaccgggcttccctggtggtgcagtggttgggagtccgcctgccgatgcaggggacaagggttcgtgccccggtccgggaagatcccacgtgccgtggagcagctgggcccgtgagccgtggccgccgggcctgcacgtccggagcctgtgctctgcaactggagaggccgcaacagtgagaggcccgcgtacccgcaaaaaaaaaaaaaaaaaaaagggccgaCCTAACTCCTCTGTGCTATCTCCAGCCCAAAGCAGAAGCCACGCCCGATTCCCAGTAACAGAAAGGTGGTGGCTCGGACGGATGTGTTACTTGTCCTCGGCCAGAGCGCCCATCCTGGGGGCCTTGCCAggccctccctgcccagcccagcgCTCCTACTTGGGGTCTTTGACAAGCAGCCGGCGGATGAAGTCCTTGGCCAGCTCGCTGGTGTTGCTGAAGTACTCCTCGTCAAAGTCGTAGTTCACGGCCGAGATGTTGGTCAGGGTCTCCTGCTTGGTCTCTCCCAGGAATGGTGACGCACCACTCAAACTGGAAGGCGGACACCGGGCTCAGTGGGGCCGGACATCCCTGCGGTCACCCCACAACCAGGCCACTGCCCAGGCCACCACCCGACTCCGCCATGCCCATAAAGGGGGCAGACGTGGAGGAAGGGCGATGCCGGGCCCCCGGCCACCAACCACAACTGTGCCCAGCCTCCAACCAGAGGCAGTGAAAATCCACTGCCCAGCCAGTGAGGGGTGCTGAAATGAGTGGGCAAAATCTCTGCAGAATCTCTAGGTAGACGCACAGCCTCGAAGCACTTCCCTGAAGCGTGTAGTAGTTAGAGGGAAAATGGCTAACTTTGGGGGGAGGTGGCGGGGAGTCCTGGCCGACACTGCAGACGTCATGTGTCTTCCAGACATGCTGCACTGAGGCCACAGCACCACACTGTGAGGTTATGGGTACGTGATGCTGTGACTTAGGGTGACAAATGTATATGTGGTCTTCACTCCAATCCTCAAGTACACAGATCCGAAAACCCTTGTCATTTCCTAAAACCCTAGGTGGCAGCATCTTCTGttataatatttggtctttgttcccTTTCCTAAAACAGCTCGGGGTTTGAGACGAAAggagtgtttttgttgtttacaaCAAGCCCCCTCCAACCACACCTGAGTTGATGCCATTGAGGTGACTTTGGAACGGCCCTAAGGAGGGGGCCGGTGGCCAGGGAACCAGCAAGTGGGGTTACAGTGATGGAACTTTCATCCTCACCCCTGACCTCCAGGAAGGGGAAGGCCTGGAGGCTGAGTTACTCTCCAACGGGCCCGTGACTGAGTCCACCATGCCTAGGAGCTGCCAGCCGGAGGATGAGGGGGACATGCCGTCCCGGCCCAGGGCCTTGCACGGTTGTTTCACACGATGAGGCCCTGCCTTCTGAACTCTCCTGAACACACCTCTCTCTCCTgcacaaattcattcattcactcatgcattCGTCCATCCATCCAGAGTTCCCGAGTGCCGCGACACGTCAGAGAACTGAGGGTGCTGCCTTCCACTCGCTGTCCCCGCACAGAAGCCTCCCTACCCTCCTCTTGACCCAGCAGGGCCCCGGGAAGGGGCAGGAAGCGCCGAGCAGGTACTCACAGGATGTAGGTGATGACGCCAATGCTCCTGGAAGAGAACACACAGAAGAGATGGGGGTCAGCTCAGCCAGGGGCACAGCACCCCAACCCCAGAGCCCCAAGGGGGCTGGGGGGCCCAGAGCCCGGTCGGCAGCAGGCCCATCAGCCCCAGGGACCCTCTCCCTCCAGGGGCTGCACAGCCCCCAGCAAGGCCCTCGCTCTGCTCGGAGGGTCTGAGGACTGGACACGGAAGCGCCTGTGACCACACTTGCCTGTTCAGGCTCAAACTGGCCAGGGTCAGGGCGGTGTGGACAGAGCCCAAAGGCACCACAGACATGCAGACGTGGGGCCCTCGACGGGGCTGCTGTGGCCGAGGGCAGGGCTGGCAAACTCCTTCTCTAAAGGGCGAGACGCTGAGCGGGGCTTTGGGGGCCACAGATGGTCTCTGCCACACATTCGTGTGTTTTTAACAACCCTCCAGAAACGTGAGAACCATTCCGAGCTCATGGGCCTGGGTCGTCGGCCAACCCTGTTCTAAGGCAGCAGTctgtcctgcccctgccccacagcTCCAAGACAGGAGAACAGGCTACACCCCGGCCTGCGGCTGTGACCGGCAGCTCCTGGGGACAGATGGGGGATGCCCTGAGGAGAAGCGACGAGGGCAGCCCCGGGCCCGCCACCCCCCACTCACCACATGTCCGCCTCCAGACCCAGGGGCTCGTAGTTGACAATCTCGGGAGCtgcagagacagggagacagggtCAGGTGCCGGGTATGGCTAAGGGGGAACCAGCGGACAGTGCCCACTCAGGCAAGGCTGGCCCTCGGCAGGGAAGGCCGGGACGGTGACAGCACCAACGCCAGGCCTTGAGTTCCCCGTGTCCAGCGCCAGGGCCAGGAAGGGAAACCTGAGGCCAGTGGGCCTGCCTCACCCCATGCCAGCTGGAAATCCTCCAGTGCCCCCCAAGGCCCACACCGGGCCTTACCCACGAACTCCGGGGTGCCAAAGATGTTCTTGAACTCGTTCCCTGCTTCGATTTTGTGGGCGATGCCGAAGTCGATGAGCTTGATCCGCGGGTTGGGCACATTTTTGTCCAGAAGCATGATGTTCTCTGGCTGGAGGCAGGGCGGGAAGGCAGGGCGCTGGGCGGGAGGCAGTGCTGCTGCCGGCCCGCCACCTCAGGGAACAGCACCAGGTTGTCCCTGAGCACCTCCCAATCCCAGCATGCGGGGTTTGTGCAGGCTGACCCCGCACAGGTCCAGGCCTGAGCCAGTCCGTCTCCCCAGTGCCCCGGGCAAGAACATCCTGTGCCGAGGGGAGGTGGACCCTCTCAGCCCCCATCCTCACCCTCCCCGGTCAGGCTGGTCCCCAGCTTTGTCCTGAGGGCCCAGCGGGGCTACCTTGAGGTCGAAGTGGGCGATACGCTTGGAGTGCAGGTAATGGACGCCGTCCAAGATCTGCTTGAGGAACTGGGTGGCCTCGTCCTCTGTCAGCGACTCCTTCTCCGCCAGGAAATCGAAGAGCTCCCCGCCCGAGACCAGCTCCAGGATGAGCACCACGTCGGTCTTATTCTCAAAGATGTCGTGCAGCGTGATGATGTTGGGGTGCCGGATCTCCCGCAGGATGTTCACCTCCCGCTCGATCTCCTCCCGGCTGACCCCCCGGCGGCTGGACGACAAGCGGCGCTTCTTGATGAACTTGGCCGCGTACTCCTTCCCGGTGCCCTTCTGCCGGCATTTCCGCACAATTGCAAACTGGCCACTGCAGggacagagggggaggggagagtggggagtggGCGCCGAGAGGGACACAGGACTCTTGGGACCGGACCACGCTCAGATGACGCAACCTCCTGGGACAGTTCGTCCCAGCTCCTGGCGCCATGCTGAGGTGCACCCCACCAGCTGGAGAATGCACCCCACCCAGCAGGGGTGCTCCCACGCAAGTGCAAATTGGTGCATAATACAGTGGCTACCTGGAGTTTCTGCAGCAGTGAAAGAACAGAAACGGCTCCACGTTTATCAAAAGGGAGCTGGACTCCCATCATGGTAAGTCAGGCAGAATTTTCGCAGTCTTGGAAAAGAACGACTCTCCATGTGCTGACCAGAAAGACACCCATGGACTTCCcgggtgatgcagtggttaagaatccacctgccaatgcaggggcatgggttcaagccctggtctgggaagatcccaaatgccgcacagcaactacgcccgtgcgccacaactactaagcctgcgctctagagcccgcgagccacaactactgagcccgtgtgccacaactactgaagtccgcgtgcctagagcccatgctctgcaacaagaagagCCATGGCAATGTGAaggctgtgcaccgcaacgaagagtagcccctgctcgctgcaactagagaaagcccatgcgcagcaacgaagacccaacgcagccaaagataaatagttaaaataataaaataattttaaaaaaagaaaagacaagacagaTACCGGTGAAGACCAGCTCAGTGAAGACAACTGCAGGATAACACAAGGAACGAGAATTTTCTAGGTAAAAAAGGTACATGCTGTACCCACCTATACAGGTATGTTTATGTGTGTAGATGCAGGAAAAGAGGTCTGAAGGACACACACCAAGCTGTGAGCAAGAGACATCCCTGAGGAGTGCGACTGAGGGCAGTGAAAAggggtttttactttttatttgataTGACTCTACAAGATTCAACTTCTCACAGCATTATTTCATCATTGTTTAAAAtctaagaaaagataaaaaaccACTGAGTTCAAAAGAGCTTCttatccagggacttccctggagtgcaagtgtttaagactccatgctcccagtgcagggggcacggggccaatccctagtcagggaactaagatcccgcatgccatgtggctctgccaaaaaataaataaataaaaggatgtctatcactttaaaaaaaaaaagagcttcttaTTCAATAGGCAGAGTGAAAGAAGTACACACATTTTCACAACAAGAGAGAagagtgaggatgtggagaaaccagAACCCAGGTGCATGGCTGGTAGGAGTGTGAGACGGGGCAGCCGCAGTGGCAGACAGTCTGGCGGTTCCTCAAAAGGTGAAACATGGAGTTACCATCGGACCCAGGAACATCGCTCCACAGAAGCTTGCACACAAATGTGCACAGCaccattattcacagtagccataagatggaaataacccaaatgtccctcaacggatgatggatacacaaaatgtggtcccTCCACACACGGGCACATCACTCAGCCATGAAGAGAGAGGCACTGACACtcgctgcaacatggatggaccctgagaacACAATGCTCAGCGAGAGAaaccagacacagacacacagggtgtgattccattgatgggaaacgtccagaacaggcaaatccacagacacAGAAGGTGGATTCCTGGTTgttgggctgggggaggggatgggggtgtgCCTGCTCATGGGGATGAGGTTTCCTTTTGGAGTAATAGAAACGTTATGAAAGTATTTAATAGTGATGGTTGTAAGACCCTGTGAATGTACGAAAgatcattaaattgtacactttaaatgagtaaattgtATGGTGTGTGACTTTTATCTCAAGACCCCTGGTATctgaagggaaagagaaactcTCTTTACTGCACTCCAGGGAGCTGTCCAATGTCCATATTCTTTGGTTATCTAGGAACTTACCTTAACTTGCTTTCACTCAGGAATTGAGTGAAAAAGGCCAaagggtaaatattttaagctttacgggccatgtggtctctgtcacaattcTTGTGTGTTTTTATAACCCtttaaacaaggaaaaaaccATCCTACGTTTGTGGGCGGGCCATACTGAACTAGGTGAGGGCCGGATGTGGCCCAAAGGCCATGGGGTCATGCACCCCAGCCTCCAGAGGATATATGAACACACACGTGAGCAGAGAAACTAATTCTAAGACAGAAGGCACACATTCCAGACAAGAAACATCAACCAGGCACCACTGGGGGTCAAGGGAAAGGAGACTAGGTGACTACGTGACATCTTGTGGAAATGGGGGACGAGCACACAGAGGAAGGAATTGTGCAGACGGGCCTTGGGGACAGGAGGGGTCTCTTAAGTTGGTGACAGCACAGGGAGGACAGGCCAGACAGAACGAGAAACGAGTGAGGGGCGCCTCTGCCAAGCCAGCAGGGCCCTCAGAAAAGCCAAGGGACCCAACTGGGTGTGTCCCAGTAAGTGGACCTCACTGGGACGCCCAGGACCACCTGTAGCCAGCAAACACCTGAAGCGCTGCCCTCGTGAGCATCGAGACACAAAGGCGCCCATGGCAGACCACTGCAGACATGCTCCGAGCACACTCAGGCAGGTGAGGATCAAGGTGGGGAGTGCAAATTATTACCAACCAGGGTAGGCTAAATAAAGGTCCACATCcgaatccccagaacctgtggaCACATCATCTCACGGGGCAGAGGGCCTTTGCAGACAGAATTAAGTTAAGGCCCCTAAGATGGGGATGACCCTGGATTCCCTGGGGGGCCCAGTGTCATCACAGGGTCCTTGtaagagggaggcgggagggtcaGAGGCAGAGCGAGATGGGAGATGCTGCGCTGCTGGCTGTGAGGATGCAGGAGGGGCCGCGAGCCACGGATGCggcgcctctagaagctggaaaaggcgggAACCGATGCTGCCCTGGAGCCTCCGGAAGGACCAGCCCTGCAGGTCCATTTTAGACTCCTGACTCCCAGACCTTTatgataataaatgggtgttcttctaagccactaagttctggtaatttgttacagcagcaacaggacaCTCAAACACTAGTCTAAAAGCCAAGAGGACAGGTCAGACGAGAAGTGTCAAGTGTCCCTGATCAGGCCTCGCCCCCCGCACGGAAATCCACGCTGTgctcctgcccccacctccacaTCTTAGCTAACATTCCCCACACCTGAAaggcctttccccctcccctctgccgaCATCAACCAAGCAAGTTCTTCCAGGTCCACCTTCCATCCCACAATGACGCCTGACAGTAATAACTTCGAGGGCTGAGTGTTCGCCACGTGCCAGGAACACTGCTAAGCACTGGACGTGTGGCCTAATTCTCAAACACAAGGATTTTTCTCCCCTGTAGCTTTATTCCAAGCTGAACTAACAAAAAACTAACAAAGAAAGAGTTCATGGGAAGAGGGACAAAGACACTGTTAGGTGctaaattgtgtcccccaaaatcctaacccccagaacctcaAAATGTGAGGTAATTAAGTACAAATGAGATCACTGGCgtgggtcctaatccagtatgactgctgtccttataaggagaTTATAATAAGGACAGGAGATTAGgatacagacatgcacagaggaagaaaatgtgaggacatggggagaaggcagccatctacacaccaaggagagaggcttcagaggGAACCAAGCCTGCTGACACCTCGACCTTGGACGTCCAGCCTTCAGCACCGTGAGAGAATCAACCTCCACTGTTCAGGCCCTCCAGTCTGAGGCACTTTGCTACAGCAGCCCGAGCTGAcgaatacagacacacacagctcTCCATGACGTGGAAGCCAGGCTGGAGGTCTACAATGACCAACAGCAGATTCATTTATTTCCCAAGACTGTCCAGGTGACTTGAATTAGGAGGAAAGAACCCTCCATACACATCTGCACAGGCACACAAAGAAACTCACTCCCAGTTCATTCAGCCCGTGACTCTTGGGACAAGGAAACACGACCGTGCTTTGCTCGAGACAGGCAGAAGAAGCTGGATGCCCACCTCTGGTCCAGCACTGGCTCCAGCACGCCTGGGCTTTGCAGCTGGCAGGGCGTGGCCTCAAGGTCTGAATCCTGCCTGGCCACTTCCAGTCTGTATAGCCTTGGGCAAGACGCTTCCctgctctcagcctcagtttctttatctataaaatgaggataataacagtacctccCTGGTAGGGCCtttcacagatgaatggaaatgTAACAAAAAAACAGCCCAGGACTCAGATGTCCAAACAACATCTGTAATTTATACAAATTGCAGCACAGTATGCACAATGTTCTGTGGCATTAATCCTTCACCTCATGTGTCTCCAAGAATGTTCCGGATCATTACATAGGGCAGCACTGTCCAAGATGGCAGCTACTGGCCACATGGAAGCTGTCCAGCCCATTCAAATTGACATGTGCTGTGAGTGTACAagacacaccagatttcaaaggtGCACATCAATAAAAGGCAGTAAACTATTTCATTAGTAATTTCTATAATGATCACAAGCAAAATGATAACAGTTTGACATATTGGGTtaagtaaaatacattattaaaatcattaaaattaggacttccctggcggtccagtggctaagactccacgctcccaatgcagggggcctgggttcgatctccagtcagggaactagatccctcatgcatgccacaactaagaagtccacaagccacaactgaagaccccgcatgctgcaactaaagaccgcgcatgcggcaacaaagatcccgcgtgccgcaaccaagacccagtgcagccaaataaattttaaaaatttaattaaaaaaagttaattataaaaaatattattggggcttccctggtggcgcagtggttgagagtccgcctgccgatgcaggggacacgggttcgtgccccgatccgggaagatcccacatgtcgcggagcggctgggcccgtgagccatggctgctgagcctgcgtgtcaggagcctgtgctccgcaacgggagaggccacaacagcgagaggcccccgtaacgcaaaaaaaaaaaaattattaaaattgacAGAGCTACTAGAAAATTTCAATAAACTTCCTACAAGGCTTTCATTATACAAGTTGCTAggctcttttttttatttaacattttcattggagtataattgctttacaatggtatgttagtttctactgtataataaagtgaatcagctatacatatacatatatccccatatcccctcccttttgcgtctccctcccaccctccctatcccaccgttctaggtggtcacaaagcaccaagctgatctccctgtgctatgcggctgcttcccactagctatctattttacattcagtagtatatataagtccatgctactctctcactttgtcccagcttccccttccccctccctgtgtcctcaagtccattctctatgtctgcgtctttattcctgtcctgcccctaggttcttcagaaccatttttttttcttagattccatatatccgTGTTAGcgtacagcatttgtttttctctttctgacttacttcactctatgacagactctaggtccatccacctcactacagataactcagttttgtttcttttcaggctctttttaatggctgcattatATTCCATCGATGAGCCTATGGTGCTGTGACGGGCACTGAAGAGGCTTCTCGTCTTTTGCTCACAGAAAGTCCTTATAGCAACTCTCCCTGTCCCTAGATCCTTACGTCCATGTACGTACTACTTCCATGGAATTAACTCCTAGCAGCAGAATCAGTGGTTTAAAGGGAACATACATGGTATTTTTGCTGACTTTTGCCAAACTACTCTCAGCAGCAGGTCCTAATACATTTTCAACAACAGAGTCTGAgacttttttgggggtggggagacggCCTGCATTCTCTACCACTCTACCGGAGGAAATTCCTAAAGGAGGGACTTCAGAATCCTAAATGAGCCCCATACACTCTCTCAGCAAAGGCCTGATGAACAGCTCAGTTATGGCTCAGTTATTTACATTCCATTCTGGTGACATCATGGGGCTGGCCAGCAACAAACTCACCAAATAAGGTCTGAAGCTCtgtgggtgtgggggggggaggaTGGTGCCTGGCAGGtcttgggggggagggggcgctCCCAGGGGACGCTCCAAGGCCCAGCCCAGCAGGAAATCAGCTGCTGGCTGGATCGGGAAACCTCTGCTCTTTCCCACAAGAATGCCAACCATTGGCAAGGGTGTAGGCCCAGACGGGAGGCCTTCCCTGGAAACATACGAGAGCCGAGGAGACTCAACTGCCCTCCCACAAGAGAGGATTAAAGAGAGGGACAGACCCTCACCAACAAAACCTGCCAACATCTACTGCTCTCACGCCCATGCCAAGCACCGTATTAGGTGCCATTTGTGCTCAGTTATGTTTCTCCCCAAATGAAATGCACAGAGGATGTCAGAGCAAGAATTCCAGGCCCAGACtggctgactccaaagcccaaacTCGTTCCACAGCACATGATATCGACTCATCCCTTC
This genomic interval from Phocoena sinus isolate mPhoSin1 chromosome 3, mPhoSin1.pri, whole genome shotgun sequence contains the following:
- the DAPK3 gene encoding death-associated protein kinase 3 isoform X2; the protein is MSTFRQEDVEDHYEMGEELGSGQFAIVRKCRQKGTGKEYAAKFIKKRRLSSSRRGVSREEIEREVNILREIRHPNIITLHDIFENKTDVVLILELVSGGELFDFLAEKESLTEDEATQFLKQILDGVHYLHSKRIAHFDLKPENIMLLDKNVPNPRIKLIDFGIAHKIEAGNEFKNIFGTPEFVAPEIVNYEPLGLEADMWSIGVITYILLSGASPFLGETKQETLTNISAVNYDFDEEYFSNTSELAKDFIRRLLVKDPKRRMTIAQSLEHSWIKAIRRRNVRREDSGRKPERRRLKTARLKEYTIKSHSSMPPNNTYVNFERFSKVLEEVAVAEEGLRGLEHSRRLFHEDIEALTAIYEEKEAWYREENESIGQDLRRLRQELHKTEALQRQAQEEAKGALLGASGLRRRFSRLENRYEALAKQVASEMLFVQDLVRAMEQEKLQGGECSLR
- the DAPK3 gene encoding death-associated protein kinase 3 isoform X1 — protein: MWKTTMRWGRSWADKETEAESREASCPRLYRLEVARQDSDLEATPCQLQSPGVLEPVLDQSGQFAIVRKCRQKGTGKEYAAKFIKKRRLSSSRRGVSREEIEREVNILREIRHPNIITLHDIFENKTDVVLILELVSGGELFDFLAEKESLTEDEATQFLKQILDGVHYLHSKRIAHFDLKPENIMLLDKNVPNPRIKLIDFGIAHKIEAGNEFKNIFGTPEFVAPEIVNYEPLGLEADMWSIGVITYILLSGASPFLGETKQETLTNISAVNYDFDEEYFSNTSELAKDFIRRLLVKDPKRRMTIAQSLEHSWIKAIRRRNVRREDSGRKPERRRLKTARLKEYTIKSHSSMPPNNTYVNFERFSKVLEEVAVAEEGLRGLEHSRRLFHEDIEALTAIYEEKEAWYREENESIGQDLRRLRQELHKTEALQRQAQEEAKGALLGASGLRRRFSRLENRYEALAKQVASEMLFVQDLVRAMEQEKLQGGECSLR